The following DNA comes from Frankia casuarinae.
GGATCCGACGAGATCACCCGGCTGGCGGAGAGCCTCAACAGCATGCTGCGCGCGCTGGAGGCATCTCGGGCCCGCCAGCGCCAGCTCGTCGACGATGCCAGCCACGAGCTGCGCACCCCGTTGACGAGCCTGCGTACGAACATCGAACTGTTGCTGCGCGCCGAGGCGAACCCGCATCGCGCGCTGCCCGCGGCCGACCATGAGGCACTGCTACGCGACGTGGACGCGCAGATGCGCGAACTGTCCGGCCTCGTCAGCGAACTGGTTGAGCTCGCCCGGGACGAGGCGCCCACCGAGGAGGTGGAACGGCTCGATCTCGCGGAGATCGTGCGAGCCGCGGCCGAACGGGCCCGGCGCCGCGCCACCGGCAAGAGCATCAGCATCGAGCTCGACGCGACTCCCTCGACGGTCGACGGGCGGGCGAACATGCTCGAACGGGCGATCACCAACCTGCTCGACAACGCCGTGAAGTTCTCGCCGCCCGCCTCCGTCGTCCGGGTCGGCTCCCGGGACGGCGAGGTAACCGTCGCGGATGACGGACCGGGCATCGCGCCGGAGGACCGCGTGCAGGTGTTCGACCGCTTCTACCGGGCCACCTCCGCGCGGGGCCTGCCCGGATCCGGGCTCGGCCTCGCGATCGTCGCGGATGCCGTGCACACCCACCGGGGTACCGTCACCGCGGAGAGTTCCCCGAGTGGCGGGGCGTTGCTGCGGATGCGGCTGCCGGTCGTTGACGACCCCGGTCCGCTGGGCCCGGCCACCACACCGGGTCCGGCGCCGAACCCGCCGGACGGCGCTGCTTCGCCTCCGGACCGCGCGGGCGAGAATCCCAGGCCGTGACTTCCGACTGCCCCGCCGTGCCCACCGCATCCGCGTCTGCGTCCTCCGCGTCCCCCGCGTCCCCCGCCGGTCCCACCGCCCCGGCGGGACCGCAGCCCGCTGGGACGCCGGTGGTGGACCCCACCATCGACCCGGTCCTCGCCGAACTCGCCGCAGTGTCCGGCGTGGCGACGTCCTACCTCGGGGCCGACGGTGTCCCGGTACAGGTCGCGCCGGACACCGTCCGGGCCGTCCTGCGGCTGGCGGGGGTCGATCCGACGGATCCCGCCGCAGCGCTCGCGGCGGCGCTGGAGCGGCCTTGGCGACGCCGGGTGCCGGCCTGCGCCGTCGTCGTCGCCGCAGCACCGCGCCCGGTGGTCGTTCACACGCCCGTGGAGATCATTCCACACGCTGAGCTGGAGCTCGGCACCGGCGGCCGAATCGTCCTCGATCCCCCTGGCGCCCCCCTGGCCGAGCGGGTGCTCGACGGCGTGCCCTGGGTCGCCCGGCCGATAGGGCTCCCGGCGGGTCTGCCCTTGGGGGACCACGTGCTGCACATCGACGCCGGAACCGAGCGGCATCGCTGCCAGGTCGTTGCCGTGCCGGCCGCGGTGCCCGGCCCCGCCGCCCTCGCCCCGCCGGCCCGCGCCTGGGGCTGGATGATCCAGCTCTACGCGCTCACCTCGACGTCGTCCTGGGGGATGGGGGACTATGGCGATCTCGCGACGCTCGCCGACTGGTCGGGCCGGGCGGGTGCCGACGTGCTGCTGGTGAATCCGCTGCATGCGGGTGCGCCGACCCTGCCCGTCGCGGCGTCCCCCTACTCGCCCGCAAGCCGCCGTTTCGTCTCCCCGCTCTACCTGCGACCGGAGCGGACGCCCGAGTACGCCCGGGCCGATCCCGCCACCCGGGCTGCCGTTGACAAGCTCGCCCGCGGCGCCCGTCGCGACGGGCGGCGGGACGGTCTGCTCGATCGGGACGCGGTGTGGCGGGCGAAGCTGGCCGCGCTGGAACTGCTCTTCGAGGTCTTCCGGCGTGGCGGCGAGCAGGTGGCATCCGCCGGGTCCGCCGCTTCCGAGCCCGCCGCCGAGCCGGCCGGGTCCGACCTGATCGATTTCGCGACCTGGAGCGCGCTCGCCGAGCGGTACGGCCCGGACTGGCGGACCTGGCCGGCGCGTCTCGCTCATCCGGGCGCGCCCGCCGTCGCCGAGGCGAGGGCGCAGCTGGCCGACCGTGTCGCCTTCCACGTGTGGCTCCAGCAGCGCTGCGACCAGCAGCTCGCCGCGGCGCAGGCCGCCGCCCGGGCCGCCGGGATGGCCGCCGGGATCGTGCACGACCTGGCCGTCGGCGTCGATCCGGGCGGTGCGGACGCCTGGGCGCTGCAGGACGTTCTCGCCGTCGGCGCGAGCGTGGGGGCCCCACCGGACACCTTCAACCAGCAGGGCCAGGACTGGGGGCTGCCGCCGTGGCGGCCGGACGCCCTGGCCGAGGCCGGGTACGCGCCGTTGCGTCAGATGGTCGCCTCGGTGCTGCGCCGCGGCGGCGGGCTGCGGGTCGACCACATCCTCGGCCTGTTCCGGCTGTGGTGGATTCCGGCTGGGGCGGGCGCCGCTCACGGGACATACGTGCGTTACGACGCCGAGGCGATGCTCGGCCTGCTCGCGTTGGAGGCCGCCCGTGCCGGCGCCGTCGTCGTCGGGGAGGATCTGGGTACCGTCGAGGCATCGGTGGCGACGACGCTCGCCCGCATGAACGTGCTGGGTTCGACGGTGCTGTGGTTCGAGCAGGACGCCGAGGGCCGCCCGTTGCCGCCGACGGCGTACCGGGCGGCGACGATGGCCAGCCTCACCACGCACGACCTGCCCACCGCCGCCGGCTACCTCGAGGGCGAGCACGTGCGCACCCGCGCCCGGTTGGGGCTGCTCGGGCGTTCGGAGGAGGCCGAGGCGGCCGGCTGGCGAGCCGAGCGGGACGCGTTGGTCGAGCTGGTGCGATCCGAGGGGCTGGTGGATCCGGCGGGCGCGGCGGCGGGCCTCGGCGGACGGGGGAACCCCGGCGGGCGCGGCCGGCCGGAGTTCGACCCCGCCGTTCGGCAGGAGATCGTTTTCGCGCTGCACCGGCTGCTGGTGCGGTCTTCGTGCCGCATCGTGCTCGGGTCGCCGGGTGACGCGCTGGGCGACCGGCATCAGCCGAACCTGCCGGGCACGACCGACGCCTATCCGAACTGGCGGCTCCCGGTGACCGACTCCGCCGGTCGGCCGGTTACGGTGGAACGTCTGCTGACCGATCCGGACGTGCGCCGGCTTGGCGAGTTCCTCGCCCAGGTCCGGGTTGCCCAGGTCCGGGGCGTGTCGTCCACCGGTGCGGCATCCCCAGACGAGGACCGTAACCCCATTTCCCGGTAATCTTCGCTGCGTGACTCGACGTCGACCGCGCCAGACCCGATGGCTGCCGTTCGCCGGCACCTCCCGCCCGTGGCCGGGGGCACACCCCGCGCCGGGGTCGCGATCCAGGATCGCGCCGCGCCGGGTTCTCACCGTTGTCGGCCTCGCGCTGTTCGCGGTGCCGGTGTTCGCGGTGAGCGCCTCGGCCGGGGAGATCGGAACCCCCTACAACCCCGATCC
Coding sequences within:
- a CDS encoding sensor histidine kinase; amino-acid sequence: MSSAPDQGAAPSPWWPQPAAGHAAVGQPVAGRPAVGQPVAGHAAVNGRAGRLDGFARRVHPGRHPRIRFSSPLGQLTLRARLALLVGMAVAAAVTVVAGVSLGATSIVLNQAIDDQLVEQAEASARTIQTSPLGLELQAFSFGLEGQFLDAAGNPLENAVSSWNSVRIPVDSADAEVARRERAQNLRTIAVDGQSYRLVTVPLQRPASGGALQLARPTTDVDRTLRDLALVLLVVGIVGVVGSVLAGQIVARAALKPVDAAAAAAEEVARTQNLSALIPVTGSDEITRLAESLNSMLRALEASRARQRQLVDDASHELRTPLTSLRTNIELLLRAEANPHRALPAADHEALLRDVDAQMRELSGLVSELVELARDEAPTEEVERLDLAEIVRAAAERARRRATGKSISIELDATPSTVDGRANMLERAITNLLDNAVKFSPPASVVRVGSRDGEVTVADDGPGIAPEDRVQVFDRFYRATSARGLPGSGLGLAIVADAVHTHRGTVTAESSPSGGALLRMRLPVVDDPGPLGPATTPGPAPNPPDGAASPPDRAGENPRP
- the malQ gene encoding 4-alpha-glucanotransferase; this translates as MTSDCPAVPTASASASSASPASPAGPTAPAGPQPAGTPVVDPTIDPVLAELAAVSGVATSYLGADGVPVQVAPDTVRAVLRLAGVDPTDPAAALAAALERPWRRRVPACAVVVAAAPRPVVVHTPVEIIPHAELELGTGGRIVLDPPGAPLAERVLDGVPWVARPIGLPAGLPLGDHVLHIDAGTERHRCQVVAVPAAVPGPAALAPPARAWGWMIQLYALTSTSSWGMGDYGDLATLADWSGRAGADVLLVNPLHAGAPTLPVAASPYSPASRRFVSPLYLRPERTPEYARADPATRAAVDKLARGARRDGRRDGLLDRDAVWRAKLAALELLFEVFRRGGEQVASAGSAASEPAAEPAGSDLIDFATWSALAERYGPDWRTWPARLAHPGAPAVAEARAQLADRVAFHVWLQQRCDQQLAAAQAAARAAGMAAGIVHDLAVGVDPGGADAWALQDVLAVGASVGAPPDTFNQQGQDWGLPPWRPDALAEAGYAPLRQMVASVLRRGGGLRVDHILGLFRLWWIPAGAGAAHGTYVRYDAEAMLGLLALEAARAGAVVVGEDLGTVEASVATTLARMNVLGSTVLWFEQDAEGRPLPPTAYRAATMASLTTHDLPTAAGYLEGEHVRTRARLGLLGRSEEAEAAGWRAERDALVELVRSEGLVDPAGAAAGLGGRGNPGGRGRPEFDPAVRQEIVFALHRLLVRSSCRIVLGSPGDALGDRHQPNLPGTTDAYPNWRLPVTDSAGRPVTVERLLTDPDVRRLGEFLAQVRVAQVRGVSSTGAASPDEDRNPISR